In Solanum pennellii chromosome 3, SPENNV200, a single window of DNA contains:
- the LOC107013126 gene encoding agamous-like MADS-box protein AGL29, producing MEDKKTAGRQKISIEKLQDETKRKVAFSKRLPSLYKNASKIVRACNVDIGIVSSCPSGRNQYSYVHPTTDVVIDHFVNPTMELDLVTRLVAENARNIAIENNIKLNELEAREAAEKEKIRSLEQMDNIREKCWWESIDQINVENLTRFETTLNFAEGYLKDQLKKLEIGTSSSSEAPPENEDS from the coding sequence ATGGAGGATAAGAAAACAGCAGGAcgtcaaaaaatttcaatagaAAAACTACAAGATGAAACTAAGCGGAAAGTCGCATTTTCCAAACGATTGCCGTCCTTATATAAAAATGCAAGTAAGATTGTAAGAGCTTGTAACGTCGATATTGGAATAGTTTCGTCTTGTCCAAGTGGTAGGAACCAATATTCATACGTTCACCCAACTACTGATGTAGTCATTGATCATTTTGTGAACCCCACAATGGAATTAGATCTGGTTACGAGACTTGTTGCCGAAAATGCAAGGAACATTGCAATTGAAAACAACATCAAATTAAATGAACTAGAAGCAAGAGAAGCAgctgaaaaggaaaaaatacgTTCTTTAGAACAAATGGACAATATTAGAGAAAAATGTTGGTGGGAGTCCATTGACCAAATCAATGTCGAGAATCTGACCAGATTTGAAACTACATTAAATTTTGCCGAGGGTTACTTAAAAGACCAATTGAAGAAGCTAGAAATTGGAACTTCGTCTTCCTCAGAGGCCCCCCCAGAAAATGAAGATAGCTAA
- the LOC107013127 gene encoding zinc finger MYM-type protein 1-like, whose protein sequence is MDNYVTRSTIGYPSSSSTNPSTASTIAPKIQKKIFISDVDLESLEADPEIRKPIAEYNPNIRDDIRRYYILKKPCKPKDHKFPKTKFGKVMRQFFPNWFKDRKWLEYSITKDVAFCLCCYLFKNEYESRGDVVDAAFTKTGFRAWNKATERFRAHVGDVNSIHNKCFNKMLDFMNQSQSIRTSFDKKSKKEKSESRRRLSASVDVTRFLLKLGLSFRGHDESRSSSNRGIFLELLQWDLLRKHQAEQLEELLISGEVHTGRGFNQEHGLQRPVIHVLEFTGCECPNYTNRLLAKTLVDTIKKFDFAFMLHLMWKVLMMTNELSSSLQRMDQDIVNAMGFLALTKQRLQNMRDNEFESLMDDVSSFCDKHDIVIPEMNASYFPGKSKLKALDVTYSHHLRVEIFYVVIDLHLRELNNRFDVVSTDLLLGMASLNPVNSFGSFDKGKLMSFQLDSFIVYARGSDERFFNLKGISDLAKVLIKSDLHQTWPLVYLLIKLTLILPVATASVERAFSSMKYIKNELCNSIGDEFLNGCLVCYVERKIFANMILT, encoded by the exons ATGGATAACTATGTCACAAGATCGACAATTGGGTATCCAAGTTCTAGCTCTACCAATCCATCTACTGCTTCAACCATAGCTCcgaaaattcaaaagaaaatatttatttcagaTGTTGATTTAGAATCTCTTGAAGCTGATCCGGAAATTAGAAAGCCCATTGCAGagtataatcctaatatacgtGATGATATTAGGAGatattatattcttaaaaagCCTTGCAAACCTAAGGATCATAAATTTCCTAAAACTAAGTTTGGGAAGGTAATGCGGCAGTTCTTTCCTAATTGGTTTAAGGATCGCAAGTGGTTGGAGTATAGCATAACAAAAGATGTTGCATTCTGCTTGTGTTGCTACTtgtttaaaaatgaatatgaaagtCGTGGAGATGTGGTTGATGCTGCTTTTACGAAGACCGGCTTTAGAGCTTGGAACAAAGCTACAGAAAGATTTAGAGCTCATGTTGGAGATGTAAATAGCATCCACAACAAGTGTTTCAACAAGATGCTTGATTTTATGAATCAATCACAATCAATACGCACTTCATTTGATAAAAAAtccaagaaagaaaaaagtgagTCTCGACGTCGCTTGAGTGCTTCAGTTGATGTGACAAGATTTCTCTTGAAATTAGGATTATCATTTCGTGGACATGATGAGAGTCGATCTTCTTCAAATAGAGGcatttttcttgaacttttgcAATG GGATTTACTTCGGAAGCACCAAGCTGAACAGTTAGAGGAGTTGCTCATATCAGGAGAAGTGCATACTGGGCGAGGATTCAATCAAGAACATGGACTTCAACGACCAG TTATTCATGTGCTTGAATTTACTGGATGCGAGTGTCCAAACTATACTAATAGACTTCTTGCTAAAACTCTTGTGGATACGATTAAGAAATTTGATTTTGCCTTTATGCTGCACTTAATGTGGAAAGTTCTTATGATGACAAATGAATTGAGCTCCTCATTACAAAGGATGGATCAAGATATTGTCAATGCTATGGGATTTCTTGCTCTTACAAAGCAAAGATTACAAAATATGAGGGATAATGAATTCGAATCATTAATGGATGATGTCTCTTCTTTTTGTGATAAACATGATATAGTCATTCCGGAGATGAATGCTAGCTACTTTCCTGGAAAGTCAAAGCTTAAAGCTCTTGATGTTACATATTCTCATCATTTGCGtgttgaaatattttatgttgttattgatttGCATCTTCGAGAGCTTAATAATCGTTTTGATGTTGTGAGTACTGACTTACTTCTCGGTATGGCTAGTTTGAATCCAGTTAATTCATTCGGTAGTTTTGATAAAGGCAAGCTAATGAG TTTTCAGCTTGATAGCTTTATAGTTTATGCTCGTGGTTCTGACGAGAGGTTCTTCAACTTGAAGGGAATTAGTGATCTTGCTAAAGTATTGATCAAGTCAGATCTACATCAAACTTGGCCACTTGTTTATTTGCTTATCAAGTTAACTCTCATTCTTCCCGTTGCTACTGCTTCTGTGGAACGAGCTTTCTCATCCATGAAGTACATTAAAAATGAACTCTGTAATAGTATTGGTGATGAATTTTTgaatggttgtttagtttgctATGTAGAGCGTAAGATATTTGCAAAT ATGATTTTAACGTAA